The following are encoded in a window of Tessaracoccus flavescens genomic DNA:
- a CDS encoding tyrosine-type recombinase/integrase, with protein sequence MNGLRDLLDDYLATRRALGFKLTAPGKALDGFVGWMEEAGEPTIRRDLVIAWAAQFSRGTVLERLNYVRQFAEHVAWFDPATEVPILDGRPYGAHRPRPLIFTSDQIDTLLAAAGRLTPQVRAASWQTLLGLLTVTGMRISEARNLNDDDITTDEDAGDGSGWAKVTDTKFGKSRLVPLHKSTMDAIRRYQRLRDRTFPTRATTAVFVARRGTRIARSTAGNTFREIREAAGLAGGPTGPAARLHDFRHTFATTTLIEHIRVGGDVDQMMPVLSAFLGHVGPEATYWYLSNTPELAAALVERIQANGAGDE encoded by the coding sequence ATGAACGGCCTACGCGACCTCCTGGACGACTACCTGGCGACCCGGCGGGCACTCGGGTTCAAGCTGACCGCGCCGGGCAAGGCGCTGGACGGGTTCGTGGGCTGGATGGAAGAGGCTGGCGAGCCCACGATCCGTCGCGACCTGGTGATCGCCTGGGCGGCGCAGTTCTCTCGCGGCACGGTGCTGGAGCGGTTGAACTACGTCCGCCAGTTCGCCGAGCACGTCGCCTGGTTCGACCCCGCGACCGAGGTCCCGATCCTCGACGGGCGCCCCTATGGCGCTCATCGCCCTCGCCCGCTGATCTTCACCAGCGACCAGATCGACACGCTGCTCGCCGCGGCGGGGAGGCTGACCCCGCAGGTCCGGGCCGCGTCCTGGCAAACACTGCTCGGGCTGCTGACGGTGACCGGGATGCGGATCAGCGAGGCCCGGAACCTCAACGACGACGACATCACCACCGACGAGGACGCCGGTGATGGCAGCGGCTGGGCCAAGGTGACCGACACGAAGTTCGGCAAGTCCAGGCTCGTCCCGCTACACAAGTCCACGATGGACGCGATCCGCCGATACCAGCGGCTCCGGGATCGGACGTTCCCTACCCGGGCCACGACAGCGGTGTTCGTCGCCAGGCGGGGCACCCGGATCGCCCGCTCGACCGCGGGGAACACGTTCCGTGAGATCCGCGAGGCAGCCGGGCTGGCCGGCGGTCCGACCGGACCGGCGGCGAGGTTGCACGACTTCCGGCACACGTTCGCCACGACCACTCTGATCGAGCACATCCGTGTTGGTGGTGATGTCGATCAGATGATGCCGGTCCTGTCGGCGTTCCTCGGACACGTCGGCCCGGAAGCGACCTACTGGTATCTGTCGAACACCCCGGAACTGGCAGCGGCCCTCGTCGAGCGCATCCAAGCGAACGGGGCCGGCGATGAGTGA
- the istA gene encoding IS21 family transposase: MVRKIRAKLVLRLRAEGLSGRAIAASQQMSRKSVMAVFEAADTAGVSWDDVSQRSNDEVYRLLFPGRGEHETVFASPDWDQVHREMARVGVTLKLLHGEYADSCAAERVPAMGYDRFCKTYQRHVLVTGAASRVGHKAGQSVEVDWSGPTMELTNPATGEVSKVYLFVACLPFSRFAFVYPALDMKQDTWLRAHVAMFTAFSGSVPRIVPDNLKTGVVKHPREGEVVLNDSYREMAAHYSAAVLPGRVRKPKDKASVENTVAHVATWVIAALRDEVFTSLPELAAAIEGRVEAYNAEPFQKRPGSRASVFTIEEQPLLRPLPQVAYEISRWAYGRRVGRSGHVVWEKNHYSVPYLHIGSKVDLRITDRVLEVFAGSQRLSSHLLLPEGSAGGWRTAEADLPTGEKYQPWDAARVREWAARVGPAAQTVIDRIFESVAIDEQGLDPALAVLRLSRRFSADRVEDACQLALAAGVRSPRYVHLRPILDTGQDKQPIPEPVDAGGYVRGADYYAERSSR; encoded by the coding sequence ATGGTACGAAAGATCAGGGCGAAGCTGGTGTTGCGGCTTCGCGCCGAGGGCTTGTCGGGGCGGGCGATTGCCGCGTCGCAGCAGATGTCGCGCAAGTCCGTGATGGCGGTGTTCGAGGCCGCCGACACCGCGGGGGTGTCGTGGGACGACGTCTCCCAGCGCAGCAACGACGAGGTCTATCGCCTGTTGTTCCCGGGGCGGGGTGAGCATGAGACGGTGTTCGCTTCCCCGGACTGGGACCAGGTCCACAGGGAGATGGCCAGGGTCGGGGTCACGCTGAAACTGCTCCACGGCGAATACGCCGACTCGTGCGCCGCGGAGCGGGTGCCGGCGATGGGCTATGACCGGTTCTGCAAGACCTACCAGCGCCACGTCCTGGTCACCGGTGCGGCTTCGAGGGTGGGTCACAAGGCCGGGCAGAGCGTCGAGGTCGACTGGTCCGGGCCGACGATGGAACTGACGAACCCGGCCACCGGGGAGGTTTCGAAGGTCTATCTGTTCGTGGCGTGTTTGCCGTTCAGCCGGTTCGCGTTCGTCTATCCCGCCTTGGACATGAAGCAGGACACGTGGCTGCGGGCACACGTGGCCATGTTCACCGCCTTCAGCGGGTCGGTGCCCAGGATCGTGCCGGACAACTTGAAGACCGGGGTGGTGAAGCATCCCCGGGAGGGTGAGGTCGTGTTGAACGACTCGTATCGGGAGATGGCTGCGCACTACTCGGCGGCGGTGCTGCCCGGACGGGTGAGGAAACCCAAGGACAAGGCCTCGGTCGAGAACACCGTGGCTCATGTTGCGACCTGGGTGATCGCTGCCCTCAGGGACGAGGTGTTCACGTCGCTGCCCGAACTGGCCGCCGCGATCGAGGGCCGGGTCGAGGCTTACAACGCTGAGCCGTTCCAGAAGCGTCCCGGCTCACGGGCGAGTGTGTTCACGATTGAGGAGCAGCCGCTGCTGCGACCGTTGCCCCAGGTCGCCTACGAGATCAGCCGCTGGGCCTATGGGCGCCGCGTCGGACGCAGCGGGCACGTGGTCTGGGAGAAGAACCACTACTCGGTGCCTTATCTCCACATTGGATCTAAGGTCGACCTGCGGATCACTGACCGGGTCTTGGAAGTCTTCGCCGGGTCTCAGCGGTTGAGCAGCCACCTGCTGCTGCCGGAGGGATCCGCCGGGGGCTGGCGCACAGCCGAGGCCGACCTTCCCACCGGTGAGAAGTATCAGCCCTGGGACGCCGCCCGGGTCCGGGAATGGGCGGCCAGGGTCGGGCCGGCAGCGCAGACGGTCATCGACCGGATCTTCGAATCCGTGGCGATTGATGAGCAGGGCCTGGACCCGGCGTTGGCGGTGTTGCGGCTGTCGCGTCGGTTCTCCGCCGACCGGGTGGAGGACGCCTGCCAGCTGGCTCTGGCCGCAGGGGTCAGGTCGCCTCGCTACGTCCACCTCAGACCGATCCTGGACACCGGGCAAGACAAGCAGCCCATCCCAGAGCCCGTTGATGCCGGTGGCTACGTCCGCGGCGCCGACTACTACGCAGAGCGGAGCAGCCGATGA
- a CDS encoding ArsA-related P-loop ATPase, whose translation MQRGKKVLLTTTDPAAHLASTLEGDVPGLEVSVIDPEQATQEYRDRVMASKGAKLEEAGRAALAEDLMSPCTEEIAVFQQFSRAVNRAREQFVIMDTAPTGHTLLLMDATGAYHRDITRHLDDAQRDLVTTPLMRLQDPQHTKVVVVTLPETTPVTEARALAADLERASIHPWAWVVNNSLAAARPTSPLLATRARSEQQQLDQVATSAPRWAVVPTQTAEPIGAKRLTALGQ comes from the coding sequence GTGCAGCGCGGCAAAAAGGTCCTGCTCACCACCACCGACCCCGCTGCCCACTTGGCCAGTACCCTCGAGGGAGACGTGCCGGGCCTCGAGGTCAGCGTGATCGACCCCGAGCAGGCGACCCAGGAGTACCGCGACCGCGTGATGGCCTCCAAGGGTGCCAAGCTGGAAGAGGCTGGCCGCGCCGCCCTCGCCGAAGACCTCATGAGCCCCTGCACCGAGGAGATCGCCGTCTTCCAACAGTTCAGCCGCGCCGTGAACCGGGCCCGTGAGCAGTTCGTCATCATGGACACCGCACCCACCGGCCACACCCTGCTGCTCATGGACGCCACCGGCGCCTACCACCGCGACATCACCCGACACCTCGATGATGCCCAGCGCGATCTCGTCACCACCCCTTTGATGCGTCTGCAGGATCCCCAGCACACCAAGGTCGTGGTCGTCACCCTGCCCGAGACCACCCCTGTCACCGAGGCACGGGCCCTCGCGGCCGATCTCGAGCGCGCCAGCATCCACCCCTGGGCGTGGGTGGTGAACAATTCCTTGGCCGCGGCCCGTCCCACCAGCCCGCTGTTGGCCACCCGCGCTCGCTCGGAGCAGCAACAGCTGGATCAGGTCGCCACCAGTGCGCCCCGGTGGGCGGTAGTGCCCACTCAGACGGCTGAACCAATCGGCGCGAAGAGACTCACCGCGCTTGGCCAGTGA
- a CDS encoding ATP-binding protein has product MSTVYYSARTEEWTVRGEERRAGISGQLVLTKQDLPHLRAVDLKAALVAHAKNYRSDESEADVSELHEDHFDADLGGGQVGFELRQGALLVSVLYFGAWPSDGEEENPLHSVSRLVAPSLDHVGASLHSVEIEDGWSGPEVLAVRLRLRIPWRGRTLDYLFAVGEDVLQLCDAFGAAEITRDSVADLVRGGCAGLLVGQAEGHWLDAKSEEYDLTSTRGKISLAQAVARFANAEEGGLIVVGAKAKKIPDGEVIREVRGIVPRHSDTRARYLRVLDHHLYPPALGIRIDLIPAEGKRALIAIDIPPQPEEQKPFLVHGAITAEGETEGAFISIVQRRGEGSIPITAPMIHSTLAAGRALLRGQTTHKGDRPRVEESD; this is encoded by the coding sequence GTGTCAACCGTCTACTACTCAGCGCGAACTGAGGAGTGGACCGTCCGTGGTGAGGAACGTCGTGCAGGCATCAGTGGGCAACTTGTCCTGACCAAGCAAGACCTGCCTCACCTCCGGGCGGTGGACTTGAAGGCCGCGCTCGTGGCGCACGCGAAGAACTACCGCAGCGACGAGAGTGAAGCTGATGTCTCTGAACTGCACGAAGACCATTTCGATGCAGATCTTGGCGGTGGACAAGTTGGGTTCGAGCTACGCCAAGGCGCGCTGCTTGTGAGCGTTCTCTACTTCGGTGCGTGGCCCAGCGATGGCGAGGAAGAGAATCCTCTGCATTCCGTCAGCCGTCTAGTTGCGCCCTCTCTCGATCACGTGGGCGCATCCTTGCATTCAGTTGAGATCGAAGACGGCTGGTCCGGCCCGGAGGTGCTCGCGGTTCGGCTACGCCTCCGGATACCGTGGCGCGGCCGTACCCTCGACTACTTATTCGCAGTCGGTGAGGATGTCCTACAACTATGCGATGCGTTTGGGGCGGCGGAGATTACTCGCGACTCGGTGGCCGACTTGGTTCGTGGTGGGTGTGCTGGACTCCTTGTCGGGCAGGCTGAGGGTCATTGGCTCGATGCGAAGTCGGAGGAGTATGACCTAACTTCCACCCGAGGAAAGATCAGCCTTGCGCAAGCTGTTGCGCGGTTCGCCAACGCCGAAGAGGGCGGTCTGATCGTGGTGGGAGCAAAGGCTAAGAAGATTCCCGATGGTGAAGTGATCCGCGAGGTTCGCGGCATCGTACCTCGCCATAGCGACACCCGAGCCCGCTATCTTCGCGTGCTAGACCACCACCTCTATCCGCCTGCGCTCGGGATCAGGATTGACCTAATCCCTGCCGAAGGTAAGCGCGCACTGATTGCGATCGACATTCCGCCGCAGCCTGAGGAACAGAAGCCATTCCTTGTGCATGGAGCAATTACTGCCGAGGGTGAGACCGAGGGTGCATTTATTAGCATCGTTCAGCGTCGCGGCGAAGGAAGCATCCCGATCACGGCACCGATGATCCACTCCACGCTCGCGGCCGGTCGGGCACTTCTACGTGGACAAACCACGCACAAGGGTGACCGACCACGCGTCGAGGAATCCGATTAG
- a CDS encoding S8 family peptidase, whose protein sequence is MAERDRPHIFVPTPPASESFTPISTPVTSRGGGFSGSRSEHGKRLTEEFEAAWEPPTDEPETTGTYLTFTSFPGLDLMFESLESRRPGSQPELVAVQAEMTHAGEVVNATVFIPDGQKEFFLKKLEQYVETAEVVEGKPNNATLIEGIASIRRATIRELWTDPADEYPTDPTQSRWWELWLRAGDGREYERLTEYARQHSLPVSDHYLGFGDRTVVLIRATSEQLAMTFRSIDDIAELRRPHEVASFLPSLSAFEQRDWVSELQSRVEHAGADAPVVCILDRGVQAGHPLLEDSLAADDLHAVEPSWRKDVAIHGHGTEMAGLALYRDLQAAISSQHGVRLGHRLESVKLLPDTGSNDPDVYGAVTARAVDQPEISAQDRSRVFMLAITAPAAAPNPGHRVEDRPMQEAGRPTAWSATIDALTYGRAIDDSVPKFTYLNRDEEPTPRLFVVSAGNIRDVRAEDDHLDRSDAEGVEDPAQAWNALVVGAYAEHDAMDHAPDVFAGYVPIAARGELSPTSRTSVSFDQKRWPFKPDVVAPGGNLARTPDGTDVDTPENLAILTTRLQHPGEGYFTTTRDTSAATAHVAAVAADIRAAYPHLRPETIRALIVHSAEWTSAMRTRIDATTTKGAAVNLLRRYGMGVPSLERATRSANNALTLVDEAVIHPYERDGNSSSGKSREMNLHRLPWPIDALSALGETEVQLRVTLSYFVEPNPSSRGWTGRYFYPSHGLRFAMKRPEDNLDAFRQRVNKQAREEGEKPLALNTETGWLFGRGQQTSSGSLHTDIWTGSAADLAAKEAVVVYPVAGWWKNRPKMDQSDNGVNYSLVVSIEAPEVEVDLWTPVYQQVAAVIEV, encoded by the coding sequence ATGGCTGAACGAGACCGCCCGCACATCTTTGTGCCGACGCCGCCTGCGTCTGAGTCGTTCACGCCCATTTCGACGCCGGTAACAAGTCGGGGCGGTGGTTTTAGCGGCAGCCGCAGCGAGCATGGGAAGCGCCTAACCGAGGAGTTCGAGGCTGCTTGGGAACCCCCAACAGATGAGCCGGAGACCACCGGGACCTACCTCACCTTCACTTCGTTTCCCGGCCTCGACTTGATGTTTGAGAGTTTGGAATCGCGCCGGCCTGGTTCACAGCCAGAGCTTGTTGCGGTCCAAGCGGAGATGACGCACGCTGGTGAGGTAGTAAACGCGACGGTCTTTATCCCGGATGGGCAGAAGGAGTTCTTTCTCAAGAAGCTTGAGCAGTACGTGGAGACTGCTGAAGTAGTGGAGGGTAAGCCAAACAATGCGACCCTCATCGAAGGAATTGCGTCTATTCGCCGTGCAACGATCCGGGAGTTGTGGACAGACCCTGCCGATGAGTACCCAACCGACCCAACCCAGTCTCGGTGGTGGGAGCTATGGCTCAGAGCTGGCGACGGTAGAGAGTACGAGCGGCTGACAGAGTACGCCCGGCAGCACAGCCTCCCGGTGAGCGATCACTACCTCGGATTCGGTGACCGAACGGTCGTACTCATCCGCGCCACCAGCGAGCAACTCGCCATGACCTTCCGGAGCATTGATGACATCGCTGAGTTGCGCCGTCCTCACGAAGTAGCCTCTTTCCTTCCGAGTCTGTCCGCATTTGAACAGCGTGACTGGGTGAGTGAGCTGCAATCGCGAGTTGAGCACGCAGGAGCTGACGCGCCTGTGGTGTGCATCCTTGATCGAGGCGTTCAAGCCGGGCATCCGCTGTTGGAAGATTCGCTTGCAGCCGATGACCTGCACGCGGTTGAGCCGAGCTGGCGCAAAGATGTGGCGATCCATGGGCATGGCACCGAGATGGCGGGCCTCGCGCTCTACCGAGACTTACAGGCGGCCATCAGCTCGCAGCACGGCGTTCGTCTTGGGCACAGGCTCGAATCCGTTAAGTTGCTCCCTGACACGGGCAGCAACGATCCTGACGTGTACGGGGCGGTGACCGCACGAGCGGTGGATCAGCCAGAGATTTCCGCGCAGGATCGTTCTCGGGTGTTCATGTTGGCTATCACCGCGCCAGCAGCTGCACCGAACCCGGGACACCGCGTCGAGGACCGTCCAATGCAGGAAGCAGGGCGTCCAACCGCGTGGTCAGCCACGATCGATGCCCTGACTTACGGTCGGGCTATCGACGATAGCGTTCCCAAGTTCACCTACCTGAACCGAGACGAAGAACCAACGCCCCGACTCTTCGTGGTCTCAGCTGGAAACATCCGTGATGTGCGGGCCGAAGACGATCACCTCGACCGCAGCGACGCGGAGGGCGTCGAAGACCCTGCGCAAGCGTGGAATGCGCTCGTCGTCGGAGCCTACGCCGAACATGACGCAATGGACCACGCCCCAGATGTCTTCGCGGGGTACGTGCCAATCGCCGCCCGTGGTGAACTCTCACCGACCAGCCGCACTTCGGTGTCCTTCGACCAGAAGCGTTGGCCGTTCAAACCCGACGTCGTCGCACCTGGCGGAAACCTCGCTCGTACCCCAGACGGCACCGATGTAGATACTCCGGAGAACCTCGCGATCCTCACCACTCGCCTGCAACATCCAGGTGAGGGCTACTTCACGACCACCCGAGATACCTCAGCGGCAACAGCCCACGTAGCGGCCGTCGCAGCCGACATTCGTGCGGCGTACCCTCACTTGAGACCGGAAACGATCCGTGCCTTGATCGTCCACTCCGCAGAGTGGACCAGCGCGATGCGGACACGCATCGACGCGACCACCACGAAGGGGGCCGCAGTCAACCTGCTGCGCCGCTATGGCATGGGAGTGCCCAGTCTGGAACGCGCCACGCGCAGCGCCAACAACGCATTGACGCTGGTGGATGAGGCTGTGATCCACCCTTACGAACGCGACGGTAACTCCAGCAGCGGCAAATCCCGTGAAATGAACTTGCACCGCCTGCCGTGGCCTATCGACGCGTTGTCAGCACTTGGCGAGACCGAAGTCCAGCTGCGTGTCACACTCTCGTACTTTGTGGAGCCGAACCCATCGAGTCGTGGGTGGACCGGGCGATACTTCTACCCCTCTCATGGGTTGCGTTTCGCCATGAAGCGACCCGAGGACAACCTCGACGCGTTCCGCCAACGTGTCAACAAGCAGGCCCGCGAGGAAGGCGAGAAGCCGCTGGCTCTCAACACCGAGACTGGCTGGCTGTTCGGACGTGGCCAGCAGACGTCGTCTGGTTCCCTCCACACCGACATCTGGACGGGATCAGCCGCCGACCTCGCCGCCAAGGAAGCTGTCGTCGTGTACCCAGTCGCGGGGTGGTGGAAGAACCGGCCAAAGATGGATCAGAGCGATAACGGCGTCAACTACTCACTCGTTGTCAGCATCGAGGCTCCCGAGGTCGAAGTTGATTTGTGGACACCGGTCTATCAGCAGGTGGCCGCAGTAATTGAGGTCTAG
- a CDS encoding tyrosine-type recombinase/integrase — protein sequence MSDLAPLLQRFFTDKLDRHLNASPHTKAAYADTFRLLLTYAQQATGIAPSALTLADLDADLIGGFLQHLETERGNSAATRNARRAALRSFFTYASYRAPDAIATISQVLTIPAKRTKTTLVSFLTAAEAEALIAAPDTRTWLGRRDRLLLHLGIQTGLRVSELINLRVGDLQLGPHSQLECVGKGRKQRVIPLQKNTVKLLNAWLAELPPAREGPLFPTHAGTPLTRAAVGKLVTRHAATAAERCPSLTDKNVTPHTLRHTCAMSLLHAGIDTASIALWLGHANIQTTQIYLHADLELKRRTLERVPALDERPPARYKASDALIAFLKNR from the coding sequence ATGAGTGACCTCGCGCCGCTGCTGCAACGGTTCTTCACCGACAAGCTCGACCGGCACCTGAACGCCAGCCCGCACACGAAAGCCGCCTACGCCGACACGTTCCGGCTCCTGCTGACCTACGCCCAGCAGGCCACCGGGATCGCCCCGTCGGCGTTGACCCTGGCCGATCTGGACGCGGACCTGATCGGCGGATTCCTCCAGCACCTGGAAACCGAGCGCGGCAACTCCGCCGCGACCCGCAACGCCCGCCGGGCCGCGCTGCGGTCGTTCTTCACCTACGCCAGCTACCGGGCACCCGACGCGATCGCCACGATCAGCCAAGTCCTCACGATCCCCGCGAAACGCACCAAGACCACGCTCGTGTCGTTCCTGACCGCTGCCGAAGCCGAAGCCCTCATCGCAGCCCCGGACACCCGGACCTGGCTCGGTCGCCGCGACCGGCTCCTGCTGCACCTGGGCATCCAAACCGGACTCCGCGTCAGCGAACTCATCAACCTGCGCGTCGGTGACCTTCAGCTCGGACCACACAGCCAACTCGAATGCGTCGGGAAGGGCCGCAAGCAACGCGTGATCCCGTTGCAGAAGAACACCGTCAAGCTCCTCAACGCCTGGCTCGCCGAGCTCCCACCAGCGCGAGAGGGGCCGCTGTTCCCGACCCACGCCGGGACACCCCTGACCAGGGCCGCCGTTGGGAAGCTCGTTACCCGCCACGCCGCGACCGCGGCCGAGAGGTGTCCTTCGTTGACAGACAAGAACGTCACGCCGCACACGCTGCGGCACACTTGCGCAATGAGCCTGCTGCACGCCGGGATCGACACCGCGAGCATCGCGCTCTGGCTCGGGCACGCGAACATCCAGACCACGCAGATCTACCTCCACGCCGACCTCGAACTCAAACGACGAACCCTCGAACGCGTCCCCGCGCTCGACGAGCGGCCACCAGCCCGATACAAGGCATCCGACGCTCTCATCGCGTTCCTCAAGAACCGCTGA
- a CDS encoding tyrosine-type recombinase/integrase, translating into MVIHRDQCRADARDVLDEFEAWLLRERSTQEGTAAAYTARVAGFVEWLPAPVDQSLKTLTAAMLTQWVNLEAARGLKASTLSKQLVMLRSFLQFCHRSGRTGQDFSGVVPHAAAWRLSSIPDPVPSGTIEALFGTLDLRSAKGMRDRAILMLLTGLGLRACEIAGLRLGDIGWRTGTLRIRGKGDRVDELPLPEDVGQALEDYVLHGRGGRTAGEEVFWTVIDPVQPLTANGVCGTVRQICVKAGVEKFGPHRLRHTFATGMLASGATLQEVQGLLRHAHLRTTAIYTKVDKNRLSALVTEWPATASGRWSR; encoded by the coding sequence ATGGTGATTCATCGTGATCAGTGCCGCGCTGACGCGCGGGACGTGCTGGACGAGTTCGAAGCGTGGCTGCTGCGGGAACGGTCCACGCAAGAGGGCACCGCTGCTGCCTACACCGCCCGCGTCGCGGGGTTCGTGGAGTGGCTTCCCGCGCCGGTCGATCAGTCGCTGAAGACGCTGACTGCGGCGATGCTGACGCAGTGGGTGAACCTGGAAGCGGCACGCGGGCTGAAGGCATCGACCCTGAGCAAGCAGCTGGTGATGCTGCGCTCGTTCCTGCAGTTCTGCCACCGGTCAGGGCGGACCGGGCAGGACTTCTCCGGGGTCGTGCCTCACGCGGCGGCATGGCGGCTCTCGTCGATCCCTGACCCGGTCCCGTCCGGGACGATCGAGGCGTTGTTCGGCACTCTCGATCTGCGGTCGGCGAAGGGGATGCGCGACCGGGCGATCCTGATGTTGTTGACCGGTCTGGGCCTGCGGGCCTGCGAGATCGCCGGCCTGCGGCTGGGCGACATCGGTTGGCGCACCGGAACCCTGCGCATCCGTGGGAAGGGCGACAGGGTTGACGAGTTGCCGCTGCCCGAGGATGTCGGGCAGGCGTTGGAGGACTACGTGCTCCACGGCCGCGGAGGCCGGACTGCTGGCGAGGAAGTGTTCTGGACTGTGATCGACCCGGTCCAGCCGCTGACCGCGAACGGTGTCTGCGGGACAGTCCGGCAGATCTGCGTCAAGGCCGGGGTGGAGAAGTTCGGCCCGCACCGGCTGCGGCACACGTTCGCGACCGGGATGCTCGCCTCCGGGGCGACCCTGCAAGAGGTTCAAGGGCTGCTACGCCACGCTCACCTGCGCACGACCGCGATCTACACCAAGGTCGACAAGAACCGGCTGAGCGCACTGGTCACCGAGTGGCCGGCAACGGCATCGGGCAGGTGGTCACGATGA
- a CDS encoding AAA family ATPase, with translation MATNDQVKALVKSHADGDDPQFYAVAMQVAAKAARAGQSKFAQELRDLVNDLRERSGQRARIAAVVPFPQPKGELGALLNVSYPEARLSDLVLTDRLQERLTHVLLEQRQRDALARHGLTPARRLLLTGPPGTGKTSTARVIAGELGLPLFSIRLDTVLTKFMGETAAKLRLVFDALAQTRGVYLFDEVDALGGDRAAQNDVGEIRRVLNSFLQFLEEDTSDSVIIAATNHPSLLDNALFRRFDTVMDFALPDDAAVESVIKNRLASFQIYNLSWTRIIPAARGLSHAEIATAAENAAKRTILSDRTRVRTDDVVIALEERPRSHRRTDRAT, from the coding sequence ATGGCGACCAACGATCAGGTCAAGGCGCTCGTGAAGAGCCACGCTGACGGTGATGACCCGCAGTTCTACGCCGTTGCCATGCAGGTCGCGGCCAAAGCTGCCCGTGCCGGGCAGTCGAAATTCGCTCAAGAGCTTCGCGATCTCGTAAACGACCTCCGTGAGCGATCAGGTCAGCGGGCGCGTATCGCCGCGGTCGTTCCGTTCCCTCAGCCAAAGGGCGAACTGGGGGCGTTGCTGAATGTCTCGTACCCCGAGGCCAGGCTGAGTGACCTCGTGCTGACGGACAGACTCCAAGAACGACTGACGCATGTGTTGCTAGAGCAGCGGCAGCGTGACGCGCTTGCCCGACATGGCCTGACCCCCGCTCGGCGCCTCCTGCTCACAGGGCCGCCTGGCACCGGAAAGACCTCCACCGCGCGTGTGATCGCCGGGGAACTCGGACTTCCGCTGTTCTCGATCAGGCTGGACACGGTGTTGACGAAATTCATGGGTGAGACAGCCGCGAAACTCCGTCTTGTGTTCGACGCACTGGCGCAGACGCGAGGGGTCTACCTCTTCGATGAAGTTGACGCACTCGGCGGCGACCGTGCCGCACAGAATGATGTTGGTGAGATTCGTCGAGTGCTCAACTCGTTCCTTCAGTTCCTCGAAGAGGACACGTCAGACAGCGTCATCATTGCAGCGACGAACCACCCCAGCTTGTTGGACAACGCGCTGTTCCGTCGATTCGATACGGTGATGGACTTCGCGCTACCCGACGATGCTGCGGTGGAGTCGGTCATCAAGAATCGACTGGCGTCTTTTCAGATCTACAACTTGAGTTGGACACGCATCATTCCGGCGGCCCGCGGCCTGAGTCATGCCGAGATAGCCACTGCCGCCGAGAATGCCGCCAAGCGAACCATCCTCAGCGATCGCACCCGGGTGCGAACCGATGATGTCGTCATCGCGCTAGAAGAACGTCCTCGTTCCCACCGTCGGACGGACAGGGCAACCTAA